In Nocardia yunnanensis, one DNA window encodes the following:
- a CDS encoding Rv1733c family protein translates to MRPPLATRVWRVRPWNTNKLMRVSDRVEVVLRAVAVIVVAAAVPIAGAIGTASYTGAQARIAAQDAGKTRVTATETADAVRLPDSDRYVGNQARYQAAVQWTADGKTGTATVDVPGPQPAGSAVALWVKDGQPTIAPSRPGAAAAEGVGTGLAVLVETWCAAAATVWFTGTVLDARRYARWEREWRGINRPIGKDTL, encoded by the coding sequence ATGCGTCCTCCTTTGGCGACTCGCGTGTGGCGAGTGCGGCCGTGGAACACCAACAAGCTGATGCGCGTCTCGGATCGGGTCGAGGTGGTGTTGCGGGCCGTCGCCGTGATCGTGGTGGCGGCGGCGGTGCCGATCGCGGGGGCGATCGGGACGGCGAGTTATACGGGGGCGCAGGCGCGGATCGCGGCGCAGGACGCGGGGAAGACCAGGGTGACCGCGACCGAGACGGCGGATGCGGTGCGGCTGCCCGACAGTGACCGGTATGTGGGGAATCAGGCGCGCTATCAGGCTGCGGTGCAATGGACTGCCGACGGCAAGACCGGCACAGCCACCGTGGATGTACCCGGGCCGCAGCCGGCGGGGTCGGCGGTGGCGTTATGGGTCAAGGACGGGCAGCCGACGATCGCGCCCTCGCGGCCGGGGGCGGCGGCCGCGGAGGGAGTCGGGACCGGGTTGGCGGTCCTGGTCGAAACCTGGTGTGCCGCCGCGGCAACCGTGTGGTTCACCGGCACCGTGCTCGACGCCAGACGGTATGCCCGCTGGGAGCGGGAGTGGCGGGGGATCAATCGGCCGATCGGCAAGGACACGTTGTAG
- a CDS encoding flavin monoamine oxidase family protein, protein MSERTIGRRGFLAAAGAVAVGVAAGGVRMPGAVALPAVGAVGARDACEELAREMLQVGDNNSDLTLEYLRILIDQGLPRAGSPKKVVVVGAGPAGLTTAWLLRNAGHEVTVLEANSSRTGGRVKTFRGRFSDTRLYAEAGAMRLPDSHPLTLALCDKLGVKRRPFYNADVLPATPSPVAAPPVIYKSFTGETWTNHAGGPAYRLPDAAGHTLIRVNGDRVTRAEYAANPARINKGFGGASFTTTTRAALDAAVGKYAVPGDQPIDKQIAGWTGLFNDYEPLSTLEFLHRQGWELPQIQAVGTLENLTSRLHYGVIPMLVDHALIRPDATYWELEGGTATLTDALTTALGPVIQMGRQMTRLEQTGAGVRVTTIGEYDQDDVPSGVPDSTQTLDADYAVVAIPLSAIRFCEFEPALSYAKRRAVTATHQDAATKVLLEFKTRFWEAGEHAFRGGGCVTDNPNRFMYFPSHVDAPDGGQAPAGGVVLASYTWSDDAMRWDSLTPDERVDHALRGMADVFGTDTVLREFTGVGLSQSWMQAHYALGEAAIPMPNQLTELHHATRTVEGRVHFAGDHTTLKPAWIAGALESAVRAALEVHSRN, encoded by the coding sequence ATGTCGGAACGGACGATCGGGCGGCGGGGGTTTCTCGCTGCTGCCGGTGCGGTTGCTGTCGGGGTCGCCGCGGGTGGGGTGCGGATGCCCGGGGCGGTGGCGTTGCCGGCGGTCGGCGCCGTGGGGGCGCGGGATGCGTGTGAGGAGTTGGCTCGGGAGATGTTGCAGGTCGGGGACAACAACTCCGATCTGACCCTGGAGTACTTGAGGATCCTCATCGATCAGGGGCTGCCCAGGGCCGGTTCGCCGAAGAAGGTGGTGGTGGTCGGGGCGGGGCCCGCCGGGTTGACGACGGCGTGGTTGTTGCGCAACGCCGGGCACGAGGTAACGGTGTTGGAGGCCAACAGCAGTCGCACGGGCGGGCGGGTGAAGACGTTTCGCGGGCGGTTCTCCGACACGCGGTTGTATGCCGAGGCCGGGGCGATGCGGTTGCCGGACAGTCACCCGCTGACGCTGGCGCTGTGCGACAAGCTCGGGGTGAAACGCAGGCCGTTCTACAACGCCGACGTGCTGCCTGCCACGCCGTCTCCCGTGGCCGCGCCCCCGGTGATCTACAAATCCTTCACCGGCGAGACGTGGACCAATCACGCTGGCGGACCGGCGTATCGGCTCCCGGACGCGGCCGGGCACACCCTGATCCGCGTCAATGGCGACCGGGTCACCCGCGCGGAATACGCCGCGAACCCTGCCCGGATCAACAAGGGTTTCGGGGGCGCGTCGTTCACCACGACGACTCGGGCGGCCCTGGACGCCGCGGTCGGCAAGTACGCGGTGCCCGGCGATCAGCCGATCGACAAGCAGATCGCCGGCTGGACGGGATTGTTCAACGATTACGAACCGCTGTCGACGCTAGAGTTCCTGCACCGCCAAGGCTGGGAACTGCCGCAGATCCAGGCTGTCGGCACGCTCGAGAACCTGACCTCCCGGCTGCACTACGGCGTCATCCCGATGCTCGTCGACCACGCCCTGATCCGCCCGGACGCGACCTACTGGGAACTCGAGGGCGGCACCGCCACATTGACCGACGCGCTGACTACGGCACTGGGTCCGGTGATCCAGATGGGTCGGCAGATGACCCGGCTCGAGCAGACCGGCGCCGGGGTGCGAGTCACCACGATCGGTGAATACGACCAGGACGACGTACCCAGCGGTGTCCCCGATTCGACGCAGACCCTCGACGCCGACTACGCGGTGGTCGCGATCCCGTTGAGCGCCATACGTTTTTGTGAATTCGAACCTGCCCTGTCGTATGCCAAGCGCCGCGCTGTCACCGCGACCCACCAGGACGCGGCCACAAAAGTGCTGCTGGAGTTCAAAACTCGATTCTGGGAAGCGGGCGAGCACGCCTTCCGAGGCGGCGGCTGCGTCACCGACAACCCCAACCGATTCATGTACTTCCCCTCCCACGTCGACGCGCCCGACGGTGGCCAGGCACCGGCCGGTGGTGTGGTGCTGGCCAGCTACACCTGGTCCGACGACGCCATGCGCTGGGACTCGCTGACCCCCGACGAACGCGTCGACCACGCGCTGCGAGGAATGGCCGACGTCTTCGGAACCGACACGGTGCTGCGCGAATTCACCGGCGTCGGCCTCTCGCAAAGCTGGATGCAAGCCCACTACGCCCTCGGCGAAGCCGCCATCCCCATGCCCAACCAGCTGACCGAACTACATCACGCGACCCGCACCGTCGAAGGCCGAGTCCATTTCGCCGGCGACCACACCACCCTCAAACCCGCCTGGATCGCCGGCGCCCTGGAAAGCGCCGTGCGGGCCGCCCTGGAAGTCCACTCCCGCAACTGA
- a CDS encoding YceI family protein codes for MTGLTVEIRDPEGWPVADAVLTVTDLDGHQRARAASDPTGAAATEPLPAGTYTAVVTAPGHQPIALVARVSAGGAGSLGTVRLERATDAVATPPPGPWTIDPAHSTVLATARHLGIAGIKARFAEVGGRLDIAENFEHSTGYAEIKAATVDTGIALRDDHLRSADFLDVDRYPLITFHGKGFRRTAPTTWLMPGDLTLHGRTRPTELTVTYGGHGPDPWGGTRAAFHAETLLHREDFAIDYSAMVQAGIAAVGTTIRIELDIELVQGDRLPAM; via the coding sequence GTGACCGGGTTGACCGTCGAGATCCGCGATCCCGAGGGCTGGCCCGTCGCCGACGCGGTCCTCACCGTCACCGATCTCGACGGCCACCAGCGCGCCCGCGCCGCGTCCGATCCGACCGGGGCGGCGGCCACCGAGCCGCTGCCCGCGGGCACCTACACGGCCGTGGTCACCGCCCCCGGCCACCAGCCGATCGCGCTGGTCGCTCGCGTCTCGGCCGGGGGCGCGGGCAGTCTCGGCACGGTGCGCCTGGAACGCGCCACCGACGCCGTCGCCACCCCGCCGCCCGGCCCCTGGACCATCGACCCGGCCCACTCGACCGTCCTGGCCACCGCCCGCCACCTCGGCATCGCCGGCATCAAGGCCCGCTTCGCCGAGGTCGGCGGCCGCCTGGACATCGCCGAGAACTTCGAGCACAGCACCGGATACGCGGAAATCAAGGCCGCCACCGTCGACACCGGCATCGCCCTGCGCGACGACCATCTGCGCTCCGCCGACTTCCTCGACGTCGACCGCTACCCTCTGATCACCTTCCACGGCAAAGGCTTCCGCCGCACCGCCCCCACCACCTGGCTGATGCCCGGCGACCTCACCCTCCACGGCCGCACCCGCCCCACCGAACTCACCGTCACCTACGGCGGCCACGGCCCCGACCCCTGGGGCGGCACCCGCGCCGCCTTCCACGCCGAAACCCTCCTGCACCGAGAGGATTTCGCCATCGACTACAGCGCCATGGTCCAAGCCGGCATAGCCGCAGTCGGCACCACCATCCGCATCGAACTGGACATCGAACTGGTCCAAGGCGACCGCCTGCCGGCGATGTAA